The proteins below are encoded in one region of Sedimentibacter sp. zth1:
- a CDS encoding ATP-binding protein, translating into MKTKKIVILLVIMLIMISSNTNINAQNSNTVKVAMLSIPNYIDIDDEGNPYGYAVEYLNEIKKYTNWDYEYIPMSMIEAENALAEGKVDIVVGMPHTEDNQNLFYFSKFDMGYSTDMLCAINDKNCYAYNDFKNFKGIKIGAVKNSKVQKDNQAYIQKNISFATFVLYDNEKEMYKALQNGKIDAVLINDISYNSNYTVIANFNVKLLYIASSFHNRHIYAGIKNAQEQIYLRDVNFNSELNKKYLNNKVCNNIFTLNEQEYIKNRHSINVYYCVNGEFSLDEINKQNFEIQVEIVNYVAEKLGWKVNVINNYSNSSIIGVKDFEKIINSDIVDVYPSFKYNKNYAEDLGMHVTFPYLQVNHYKIQRKEFGYKDKGKLIVAAVRNNNLTNEYVLSKYNRYQILWYKNDDECLKAVSNGKADITYTNTFTAEYYLNSYDYQNLSMSNIDYEYDLCFAVPKNRNKVLVQIINKVINSIPKEKMNDIIAKNTLYKHNSNTLKSFIYENSLLCTVIAIIFAALVMFLVMLFVTNRLITKKNKELKRANVVKNEFFSRVSHDIRTPMSSIIGLSNLGVETKNSDTSASYFKQINNTCKYLLGVLNDTLDIGKIDSKKIKLKLEPLVQKDFVSDIKNIVEVKAREKSIDFNMSFNNYNNGYAMFDKLHLMQICINLLTNAIKFTPNGGKVEFIINKLALRKLNGKYDIEFIIRDNGIGISEEFLPYIYDSFKQENTDNMISNNGIGLGLTIVKNLVELMGGSIYVKSEKNKGTEFSVILPTKIIESTEKRDESINEANDHINLNNKRALLVEDNLLNSQIVKSILESVGMIVEQAENGKLALEMFKNSSINYYSVILMDNRMPIMNGLTATKLIRELDKDDAKEVPIIAMTADVFSDGMEEIYAVGMNKCLIKPIDSEILFNTLEKFIKST; encoded by the coding sequence ATGAAAACAAAAAAAATAGTGATATTATTGGTAATTATGTTGATAATGATAAGCTCGAATACTAATATTAATGCCCAAAACTCAAATACCGTCAAGGTTGCAATGTTAAGTATACCAAACTATATTGATATAGATGATGAAGGCAATCCATATGGATATGCAGTTGAATACTTAAATGAAATAAAGAAATATACAAATTGGGATTATGAGTACATACCAATGTCAATGATTGAAGCTGAGAATGCATTGGCTGAAGGTAAAGTTGATATTGTTGTTGGAATGCCACATACAGAAGATAATCAAAATTTATTCTACTTCTCTAAATTTGATATGGGCTATAGTACGGATATGTTATGTGCTATAAATGATAAAAATTGTTATGCCTATAATGATTTCAAAAATTTTAAAGGTATAAAAATTGGAGCAGTCAAAAACTCAAAGGTTCAAAAAGATAATCAGGCATACATACAAAAAAATATTAGCTTTGCAACATTTGTATTGTATGATAATGAAAAAGAAATGTATAAGGCACTACAAAATGGTAAAATTGATGCGGTATTGATAAACGATATTAGTTATAATTCGAATTATACTGTTATAGCCAATTTCAATGTTAAACTGTTATATATCGCTTCAAGCTTTCACAATCGTCACATATATGCAGGTATTAAAAACGCACAAGAGCAAATCTATTTAAGAGACGTAAACTTTAATAGTGAATTGAATAAAAAATATTTAAATAATAAAGTATGTAACAATATTTTTACTCTAAATGAGCAGGAATATATAAAAAACAGACATTCTATTAATGTTTATTATTGTGTAAACGGAGAATTCTCACTAGATGAAATTAATAAACAAAACTTTGAAATTCAAGTTGAGATAGTTAACTACGTTGCAGAAAAATTGGGGTGGAAAGTTAATGTAATAAATAATTATAGTAATAGTTCTATCATAGGAGTTAAAGATTTTGAGAAAATAATCAACTCTGACATAGTAGATGTATATCCTAGTTTTAAATATAATAAAAATTATGCTGAAGATTTAGGAATGCATGTCACATTTCCATATTTACAGGTTAATCATTACAAAATACAAAGGAAAGAGTTTGGATATAAGGACAAAGGAAAACTTATTGTGGCTGCAGTACGTAATAATAATTTGACAAATGAATATGTACTTTCTAAATATAATAGATATCAAATATTATGGTATAAAAATGATGATGAATGTCTTAAGGCTGTAAGTAATGGTAAGGCGGATATAACCTATACAAATACATTTACTGCTGAGTACTATTTAAATTCATATGATTATCAAAATTTATCTATGTCAAATATTGATTATGAGTATGATTTATGCTTTGCAGTTCCGAAAAACAGAAACAAAGTACTTGTGCAAATAATAAATAAAGTGATTAACAGTATACCAAAGGAAAAAATGAATGACATAATAGCAAAAAACACTTTATATAAACATAATTCTAACACACTAAAGTCATTTATATATGAAAATTCACTTTTATGTACCGTTATAGCAATTATTTTTGCAGCGTTAGTCATGTTTTTAGTTATGTTGTTCGTAACAAACAGATTGATTACGAAAAAAAATAAAGAGTTAAAAAGAGCAAATGTAGTAAAAAATGAATTTTTTTCACGAGTGAGTCATGATATTAGAACACCAATGAGTTCAATTATCGGTCTTTCTAATTTAGGTGTAGAAACTAAGAATAGTGATACCTCAGCTTCATATTTTAAACAAATAAACAATACCTGTAAATATTTGTTGGGTGTTTTAAATGATACTTTGGATATAGGTAAAATTGATAGTAAAAAAATTAAATTGAAATTGGAACCTTTAGTTCAAAAAGATTTTGTTTCAGATATCAAAAATATAGTTGAAGTAAAAGCAAGAGAAAAAAGCATTGATTTTAATATGTCTTTTAACAATTATAATAATGGTTATGCAATGTTTGATAAACTTCATTTAATGCAAATATGTATTAATTTATTGACAAACGCTATTAAATTTACTCCTAATGGTGGAAAAGTAGAATTTATTATTAATAAATTAGCATTGAGAAAATTAAATGGCAAATATGATATAGAGTTTATTATTCGTGATAATGGGATTGGAATAAGCGAAGAATTTCTACCATATATCTATGATTCATTTAAACAAGAAAATACGGATAATATGATATCAAACAATGGTATTGGATTGGGGTTAACTATAGTAAAAAATCTTGTTGAGTTAATGGGTGGAAGTATATATGTAAAAAGTGAAAAAAACAAAGGAACAGAATTTTCTGTTATTTTACCAACAAAAATAATAGAAAGCACAGAAAAAAGAGATGAAAGTATAAATGAAGCAAATGATCATATAAATCTTAATAACAAAAGAGCATTATTAGTTGAAGATAATCTATTGAATTCTCAAATAGTTAAAAGTATACTTGAAAGTGTAGGCATGATTGTTGAACAAGCGGAGAATGGTAAATTAGCATTAGAGATGTTTAAAAATTCATCTATCAATTATTACAGTGTAATACTAATGGACAACAGAATGCCAATTATGAACGGATTAACTGCAACTAAACTAATTCGTGAGCTTGATAAGGATGATGCAAAAGAAGTACCAATTATAGCAATGACTGCTGATGTTTTTAGTGATGGTATGGAAGAAATTTATGCTGTAGGTATGAATAAGTGTTTGATAAAACCAATTGATTCAGAAATATTATTTAATACTTTAGAAAAATTTATAAAAAGTACATAA
- a CDS encoding DUF169 domain-containing protein — MKNKNVMRATLALNLMRNIIGIKFIDFKEDFDIIDVALPQKKGPLCYHARQAMDGNLFKATEDYVTCDYARYAIGLSKPDNTIVEGRSYKYCGLYESNSISKNIVTSMKYINQDIYGMVMGPLNLMDDADVVIIADYAETVMRIMQGYAYKFGNPEQLSFFGNQAMCADLISKPFSNNDINISLMCKGTRANGQFDKGEIGVAVPIGMFDSLVDGIVNTVNPVTYANEKRQILSKLDCEDDLGIKIDVDYNYGLGLKAYDSKVQKFKNLNNI, encoded by the coding sequence ATGAAAAATAAAAATGTGATGCGTGCAACATTAGCATTAAATTTGATGAGGAATATTATTGGAATTAAATTTATAGATTTTAAAGAAGATTTTGATATAATTGATGTTGCTTTACCGCAAAAAAAAGGTCCGCTTTGTTATCATGCAAGACAAGCTATGGATGGAAATTTATTTAAAGCTACTGAAGATTATGTTACATGTGATTATGCAAGGTATGCAATTGGATTGTCGAAGCCTGATAATACAATAGTTGAAGGTAGAAGTTATAAATATTGTGGATTATACGAAAGCAATTCTATATCTAAAAATATAGTTACTAGTATGAAATATATTAATCAAGATATATATGGCATGGTGATGGGTCCATTGAATTTAATGGATGATGCAGATGTAGTAATTATTGCAGATTACGCTGAAACAGTTATGAGAATAATGCAAGGCTATGCTTATAAGTTTGGAAATCCGGAACAGCTTAGTTTTTTTGGAAATCAAGCTATGTGTGCAGATTTAATTTCTAAGCCTTTTTCAAATAATGATATTAATATTTCACTTATGTGTAAAGGTACTAGAGCTAATGGTCAATTTGATAAAGGTGAAATAGGAGTAGCTGTTCCAATAGGAATGTTTGATTCGTTGGTAGATGGAATTGTAAATACGGTAAATCCAGTTACATATGCTAATGAAAAAAGACAAATTTTAAGTAAATTAGACTGTGAAGATGATTTAGGAATAAAAATTGATGTTGACTATAATTATGGATTAGGGTTAAAGGCTTACGATAGTAAGGTGCAAAAATTTAAAAATCTAAATAATATATAA
- the ybaK gene encoding Cys-tRNA(Pro) deacylase has protein sequence MKYKTNVMRILDKSKVIYKSYDYTKSDAISGIEVTNALNQNSSQVFKTLVTIGKTNKNYVFVIPVAYELDLKKAAKAVNEKSIEMIKSKDLLATTGYIHGGCSPIGMKKNFVTIIDISARNFETIIFSAGKIGYQVETSLEGLKKIIEFELVNIVK, from the coding sequence ATGAAATACAAAACAAATGTAATGAGAATCTTAGATAAAAGCAAAGTAATATATAAATCATATGATTATACCAAAAGTGATGCAATTAGTGGAATAGAAGTTACAAATGCATTGAACCAGAATTCTTCACAGGTTTTTAAAACGTTAGTAACAATTGGTAAAACGAACAAAAACTATGTATTTGTGATACCAGTTGCATATGAATTAGATTTAAAAAAAGCCGCAAAAGCCGTAAATGAAAAATCAATAGAAATGATTAAATCAAAAGATTTGTTAGCCACAACAGGATACATACATGGTGGATGCTCACCAATAGGAATGAAAAAAAACTTTGTAACTATTATAGACATAAGTGCTAGAAATTTTGAAACAATAATATTTAGTGCTGGTAAAATAGGTTATCAAGTAGAGACATCACTTGAAGGGCTAAAAAAAATTATTGAATTTGAATTGGTTAATATAGTTAAATAA
- a CDS encoding lysylphosphatidylglycerol synthase transmembrane domain-containing protein has translation MKDKMSNKKIFVNIIFFMCLVFATFFLLFRNSDIKNIFDSLKNVNRIYIFIASLCMLIFMSSEALNIKMLSSIFNYKLSFLKCLKYSFIGFFFSSITPSASGGQPMQIYYMKKDKIDIPHSTLILLIVLAVYQLVSIVLSLILFCIQPNLFLHISNNFKLILIFGCSLNIIVLVFITFALFSKNIIKAIINFVVKILTKFKIKNIDNIEISMIEGVEKYQQGAIYIKKNKKLILRIMLVTIVQICAMNIVPYFIYKSFSLSGYSILSVLSLQTVLQMCISSIPLPGSVGVSESGFLKLFSLLYPVYLIDTAMLLSRGVSFYLYLIITGVVVFIIQTKTLRNLKIKNKVS, from the coding sequence ATGAAAGATAAAATGTCTAATAAAAAAATATTCGTCAATATAATATTCTTTATGTGTTTAGTTTTTGCTACATTTTTTTTATTATTTAGAAATAGTGATATAAAAAACATATTTGATTCACTGAAAAATGTTAATAGAATATATATATTCATAGCATCTCTATGTATGCTTATTTTTATGTCTTCAGAAGCACTAAACATAAAAATGCTATCATCTATATTTAACTATAAGCTTAGCTTTTTAAAATGTTTGAAATACTCTTTTATAGGATTTTTCTTTAGCTCAATAACGCCTTCAGCTTCTGGAGGTCAACCGATGCAAATATATTACATGAAAAAAGACAAAATAGACATACCACATTCTACGCTTATATTGTTGATTGTTTTAGCTGTTTATCAGTTAGTATCAATTGTTCTGTCATTAATATTATTTTGCATACAGCCAAATTTATTTTTACACATCAGCAATAATTTTAAATTAATTTTAATATTTGGTTGTTCATTAAATATTATAGTACTTGTATTTATTACTTTTGCTTTATTTTCAAAAAATATAATTAAAGCTATTATTAATTTTGTTGTTAAAATACTTACTAAATTTAAAATAAAAAATATAGATAATATAGAAATAAGCATGATTGAGGGTGTTGAAAAATACCAACAAGGAGCAATATATATAAAGAAAAACAAAAAATTAATTTTGCGTATAATGCTTGTTACAATTGTTCAAATTTGCGCAATGAATATAGTTCCATATTTTATATACAAATCATTTTCTCTATCAGGTTATTCAATTTTAAGTGTATTATCATTGCAAACTGTTTTGCAAATGTGTATTTCTTCTATACCACTACCTGGAAGTGTTGGTGTAAGTGAAAGTGGATTTTTAAAGCTATTTTCATTATTGTATCCAGTATACTTAATTGATACTGCAATGCTTCTTTCAAGAGGTGTAAGTTTTTATCTATACTTAATTATTACTGGAGTTGTAGTTTTTATAATTCAAACAAAAACCCTAAGAAATTTGAAGATAAAAAATAAAGTATCCTAA
- a CDS encoding polysaccharide deacetylase family protein codes for MFRTLITILIVFIIIFCIYSILPTLYFKVFKYNPKNIQRKHKYLCLTFDDGPSDIYTEKIVDLLNKYNVKSTFFMVADFAIANPEVVKKIIKSGHSIGLHSQKHHNALIQTPYDAINDFKQSMKIFKNLNIDIKYCRPPWGHVNLLTILMSKIYNLKMVFWNVMAEDWLSDTTPDIIQNKLLKRVKNGSIICLHDGRGKNHAPIRTLEALEKVIPIWLKESYEFIGVEKLYER; via the coding sequence ATGTTTAGAACTTTAATTACTATTTTAATTGTTTTTATTATTATATTTTGTATATATAGTATTTTACCAACTTTATACTTTAAGGTATTTAAATATAACCCAAAAAATATACAAAGAAAGCACAAATATTTATGTTTAACCTTTGATGATGGTCCAAGTGATATATATACTGAAAAGATTGTTGATTTACTGAATAAATATAACGTTAAATCAACATTTTTTATGGTTGCTGATTTTGCAATTGCTAATCCAGAGGTAGTTAAAAAAATCATTAAATCTGGGCACAGTATAGGACTGCACTCTCAAAAACATCACAATGCACTTATTCAAACTCCCTACGATGCTATTAATGACTTTAAACAAAGTATGAAAATATTTAAGAATTTAAATATTGATATAAAATATTGCCGTCCTCCATGGGGACATGTAAATCTCTTAACAATTCTCATGAGCAAAATATATAATCTCAAAATGGTATTTTGGAATGTTATGGCAGAAGATTGGTTAAGTGATACAACACCAGATATTATTCAAAACAAGTTGTTAAAAAGAGTAAAAAACGGAAGTATTATTTGTTTGCATGATGGTAGAGGAAAAAATCATGCTCCTATAAGAACCTTAGAAGCACTCGAAAAAGTTATACCTATTTGGTTGAAAGAAAGTTATGAATTTATAGGAGTTGAAAAATTATATGAAAGATAA
- a CDS encoding glycosyltransferase, producing MNVIILTGRFGMGHISVANAIKNNIESQYINSNVYTIDIIEYLAPNLSNLIYNSFNILASKCCDIYNLCAKINNDKNVIPMKKTCLRKIDNLIKNKKADIVISTLPIASQYISEYKSIYNKNLPLYTYITDISYSSEWISKNNNIYFVGTKEVKDGLEKKGIESDKIKIVGIPVKSNFKTEHNTTSNYKSINSKNKKQILIMGGGLGLFNFSDSFLSSLDNNDTIEVTIITGKNNQLYNLITTNYKNIHALMYTNRVYDYMKKADLLVSKPGGITLFEAINSETPIFIFNPFLKQEINNAEYVERNNLGIVEWKNKSYKNKNNDSIDVVNALLNVVHNDILLRSMKDNMKKIKKQFDDSCIIQEINDINKRKLAYV from the coding sequence ATGAATGTAATAATTTTAACAGGAAGATTCGGCATGGGACATATTTCAGTAGCTAACGCAATAAAAAATAATATAGAATCACAATATATAAACTCAAATGTTTATACAATTGATATTATAGAATATTTAGCTCCAAATTTGAGCAATCTTATATATAATAGTTTTAATATTTTAGCATCTAAATGCTGCGATATATATAATTTATGTGCTAAAATAAATAATGATAAAAATGTTATTCCAATGAAAAAAACATGCTTGCGAAAAATTGATAATTTAATTAAAAATAAAAAAGCAGATATTGTAATTTCAACATTACCAATTGCAAGTCAATATATATCTGAATACAAAAGCATTTATAATAAGAATTTACCGTTGTATACCTATATAACGGATATTAGTTATAGTTCTGAGTGGATATCAAAAAACAATAATATATATTTTGTAGGTACTAAAGAAGTTAAGGACGGATTAGAAAAAAAAGGTATTGAAAGTGATAAAATTAAAATTGTTGGAATTCCGGTAAAGTCTAATTTTAAAACAGAGCATAATACAACATCAAACTATAAATCAATAAATTCAAAAAATAAAAAACAAATATTGATTATGGGTGGAGGTCTAGGATTATTTAACTTTAGTGATAGCTTTTTATCATCTCTTGATAACAATGATACTATTGAAGTAACTATTATCACTGGAAAAAACAATCAACTATACAATCTTATAACTACTAATTATAAAAACATACATGCTCTAATGTACACTAATAGAGTTTATGATTATATGAAAAAAGCTGATTTATTGGTATCAAAACCTGGTGGAATAACACTTTTTGAAGCTATAAATTCTGAAACACCTATTTTTATTTTCAATCCATTTTTAAAGCAGGAAATAAATAATGCTGAATATGTTGAGAGAAATAACTTAGGTATAGTAGAATGGAAAAACAAGTCTTACAAAAATAAAAATAATGATAGCATAGACGTTGTGAATGCATTATTGAATGTTGTGCATAATGATATTTTGTTAAGAAGCATGAAAGATAACATGAAAAAAATAAAAAAACAATTTGATGATTCATGTATCATACAAGAGATTAATGACATAAACAAAAGGAAGTTAGCATATGTTTAG
- a CDS encoding ABC transporter substrate-binding protein: MKSSILKKAIVLAMVLSFAMTSLTGCGSKVDDTDKNVDSNVDNNASDEPVYGGEITVAFQSAPENFDPDHSSSDWVVTAVTNHVYEGLFEFNANNEAVPQLAESYTVVDDGKTYDIVLRKGVKFQDGDELKAEDVKASMDRWFEVNPAGIAIAKDLISVDIINDYEISVKFSKVYAPFINILASPVSRQKMLVKKKEIIDKFGSSIITEHIGTGPFYFDEIAMGQKVVLKKYEEYSPVDSTSSGLAGKRVAYLDKVTIEFVPEESVRVAGLESEQFSFVDEVSNDRYDELVQFPKVSPTVCNFGTMGIVAFNCGKEPFEDVNLRRAVAYAINPTEMATAQVGDSKLWSVEDGSWFKKGTIWYDETAGDGIYNNQDIEKAKDYVKNSNYNGEPIIILGTKADLFTSSGALVLQSQLKEIGLNVEVELYDKSTYFDYLKAGKWDINISRWSDMNPDPQVFEPWTGTNGWITNWNDADSKKMDEIFDRMVCEMDYDKRYEIVKEFYDEFWKSVPYIKVFNDKRVYGINDSLKGYAGYGQPYFWNVWVSK, encoded by the coding sequence ATGAAAAGTAGTATTTTAAAAAAAGCAATTGTTTTGGCAATGGTATTATCATTTGCTATGACATCTTTAACAGGTTGCGGGTCAAAAGTTGATGATACAGATAAAAATGTTGATTCTAATGTTGATAATAACGCAAGTGATGAACCGGTATATGGTGGAGAAATAACTGTAGCATTCCAATCAGCTCCAGAAAATTTTGACCCTGACCATTCTTCATCAGATTGGGTAGTAACAGCGGTTACAAATCATGTATATGAGGGATTATTCGAGTTTAATGCAAATAATGAAGCAGTTCCACAATTGGCAGAGTCATATACAGTGGTTGATGATGGAAAAACATATGATATTGTTTTAAGAAAAGGTGTTAAATTTCAAGATGGAGATGAATTGAAAGCAGAAGATGTAAAGGCATCTATGGATAGATGGTTTGAGGTTAATCCAGCTGGAATTGCTATAGCAAAAGATTTAATTTCTGTAGATATAATCAATGATTATGAAATAAGTGTTAAATTTTCAAAGGTATATGCTCCATTTATCAATATTTTAGCATCACCAGTATCTCGTCAAAAGATGCTAGTGAAGAAAAAAGAAATAATTGATAAATTTGGTTCGTCAATAATTACAGAACATATTGGAACAGGTCCTTTCTATTTTGACGAAATAGCTATGGGTCAAAAAGTAGTTTTGAAAAAGTATGAAGAATACTCACCAGTAGATTCTACTTCATCAGGCTTAGCTGGTAAGAGAGTTGCTTATTTAGATAAGGTAACAATAGAATTTGTGCCAGAAGAAAGTGTAAGAGTTGCTGGATTAGAAAGTGAACAATTTTCTTTTGTTGATGAAGTCTCAAATGATAGATATGATGAACTTGTACAATTTCCAAAAGTATCTCCAACTGTTTGTAACTTCGGAACAATGGGTATTGTGGCTTTTAACTGCGGAAAAGAACCATTTGAAGATGTGAATTTGAGAAGAGCAGTTGCTTATGCAATAAATCCAACAGAAATGGCAACAGCACAAGTTGGTGATAGTAAACTTTGGAGTGTTGAAGATGGTTCATGGTTCAAAAAAGGGACTATTTGGTATGACGAAACAGCTGGAGATGGAATATATAACAATCAGGATATAGAAAAAGCTAAGGATTATGTAAAAAATTCAAACTACAATGGAGAACCAATTATTATTCTAGGTACTAAAGCAGATTTGTTTACAAGCAGTGGTGCATTAGTGTTGCAAAGCCAACTAAAAGAAATAGGATTAAATGTTGAAGTTGAACTTTATGATAAATCTACTTATTTTGATTATTTAAAAGCTGGAAAATGGGATATAAATATTTCTCGTTGGAGCGATATGAATCCAGATCCACAAGTTTTTGAACCTTGGACAGGTACAAATGGATGGATTACAAACTGGAATGATGCTGATTCAAAGAAAATGGATGAGATATTTGATAGAATGGTTTGTGAAATGGACTACGATAAAAGATATGAAATAGTAAAAGAATTCTATGATGAATTTTGGAAAAGTGTACCTTACATAAAAGTGTTCAATGACAAAAGAGTATATGGTATTAATGACAGTTTAAAAGGTTATGCTGGATATGGACAACCATATTTTTGGAATGTTTGGGTATCTAAATAA